The Parambassis ranga chromosome 14, fParRan2.1, whole genome shotgun sequence genome includes a window with the following:
- the cnih2 gene encoding protein cornichon homolog 2, which yields MAFTFAAFCYMLTLVLCAALIFFVIWQIIAFDELRTDFKNPIDQSNPTRARERILNIERICNLLRRLVVPEYSIHGLFCLMFMCAGEWVTLGLNIPLLFYHLWRFFHRPADGSEVMYDPVSVMNADILNYCQKESWCKLGFYLLSFFYYLYSMVYALVSF from the exons ATGGCGTTCACCTTTGCGGCCTTCTGCTACATGCTCACCTTGGTCCTGTGTGCCGCTCTCATCTTCTTTGTCATATGGCAG atcaTTGCATTTGATGAGCTTCGCACAGACTTCAAAAACCCCATTGATCAGAGTAATCCCACCAGAGCG agggagaggatTCTGAACATTGAAAGGATCTGCAACCTTCTTCGCAGA TTGGTGGTACCGGAGTACTCCATCCACGGGCTCTTCTGCCTGATGTTCATGTGCGCTGGAGAGTGGGTCACACTTGGCCTAAATATCCCACTGCTCTTCTACCATCTGTGGAG GTTTTTTCATCGGCCAGCTGACGGATCAGAGGTCATGTATGATCCTGTCAGTGTGATGAACGCAGACATTCTTAACTACTGTCAGAAGGAGTCCTGGTGTAAGCTGGGCTTTTATCTGCTCTCTTTCTTCTATTATCTCTACAG TATGGTCTACGCCTTGGTGAGCTTCTAA